A single region of the Actinomycetota bacterium genome encodes:
- a CDS encoding elongation factor Tu, whose product FYFRTTDVTGVITLPEGTEMVMPGDNVELRVELIQPIAMEKGLRFAIREGGHTVGAGTVTDIVK is encoded by the coding sequence GTTTTATTTTAGAACAACAGATGTTACAGGAGTCATAACTCTTCCAGAAGGAACCGAGATGGTAATGCCTGGAGATAATGTTGAGTTAAGAGTTGAATTGATTCAACCAATAGCAATGGAGAAGGGCCTAAGATTTGCTATAAGGGAAGGTGGTCATACTGTTGGAGCTGGTACTGTAACAGATATAGTTAAGTAA
- the rpmG gene encoding 50S ribosomal protein L33 — translation MRQISTLACTICKRRNYTTEKNKTNTRERLELKKYCKWCKKHTIHKETR, via the coding sequence TTGAGACAGATTAGCACACTGGCTTGTACAATATGTAAGCGTAGAAATTATACAACTGAAAAAAATAAGACTAATACTCGTGAGAGATTGGAGCTAAAAAAATATTGTAAGTGGTGTAAGAAACACACAATACATAAAGAAACAAGATAA
- the secE gene encoding preprotein translocase subunit SecE, with product MGKRKISKKLRKLETKATIKEKQKVKVPKKKASIKKKSKKNLPISQRIINFFRNSWLKIVNYFKGVWLELKKVSWPNRKSILIYTMVTLTTIFIFVVFIGICDFLFTQLIVLLQKIKF from the coding sequence ATGGGGAAAAGAAAAATATCAAAAAAATTAAGAAAATTAGAAACAAAAGCAACTATAAAAGAGAAACAGAAGGTAAAAGTTCCTAAAAAGAAAGCCAGTATTAAGAAGAAATCTAAAAAAAATTTACCTATCTCACAAAGAATTATTAATTTCTTCAGAAATAGCTGGTTAAAAATTGTAAATTATTTTAAAGGTGTATGGCTTGAACTAAAGAAAGTTTCTTGGCCAAATAGAAAGTCTATTTTAATATATACAATGGTAACTTTAACTACTATATTTATATTTGTAGTTTTTATTGGTATATGTGACTTTTTGTTTACACAGTTGATTGTACTTTTACAAAAAATTAAATTCTAA
- the nusG gene encoding transcription termination/antitermination protein NusG translates to MEPKWYVIHSYAGYEKKVKENLKQRIQSMEMEDKIFEILIPEEEVLEIDDGKKVATKKRIFPGYILVKMILDDDSWYVVRNTPAVTGFVGSASKPTSLSPIEVMKIRKRIAVKKPRARTHFEIGEPIKVKSGPFANFDGTISEINIDKGKLRVLVAIFGRQTPVELNFNQVEKI, encoded by the coding sequence TTGGAACCAAAATGGTATGTTATACACTCATATGCTGGTTATGAGAAAAAAGTTAAGGAAAATCTAAAACAAAGAATACAGTCAATGGAAATGGAGGATAAGATATTTGAGATTCTTATCCCCGAAGAAGAAGTTTTAGAAATTGATGATGGGAAGAAAGTTGCAACTAAAAAGAGAATTTTTCCTGGATATATTTTAGTAAAAATGATCTTAGATGATGACTCTTGGTATGTTGTAAGAAATACCCCAGCAGTTACTGGGTTTGTGGGATCAGCCTCAAAACCAACATCTCTTTCTCCAATAGAGGTCATGAAAATAAGAAAAAGAATAGCAGTAAAAAAGCCAAGAGCACGTACCCATTTTGAAATCGGTGAACCAATTAAAGTAAAATCAGGCCCATTTGCTAATTTTGATGGAACAATAAGTGAGATAAATATTGATAAAGGAAAATTAAGAGTTTTAGTAGCAATATTTGGTAGACAAACCCCAGTTGAATTAAATTTTAACCAAGTGGAAAAAATATAA
- the rplK gene encoding 50S ribosomal protein L11, whose amino-acid sequence MAKPIIGKIKLEIPAGKANPAPPVGPALGQHGVNIMEFCKAFNNKTKDQEGMIIPVVITIYKDRSFTFIMKTPPAAILLKKAANIEKGSKEPNREKVGKVTRRKIREIAELKMTDLNAVDIESAMKIIEGTAKNMGLEIID is encoded by the coding sequence ATGGCTAAACCAATTATTGGAAAAATAAAATTGGAAATACCTGCTGGTAAAGCCAATCCAGCTCCACCAGTTGGTCCTGCATTAGGACAACATGGTGTTAATATAATGGAATTTTGTAAGGCTTTTAATAATAAAACAAAAGATCAGGAAGGAATGATAATTCCAGTTGTTATAACTATTTACAAAGATAGGTCCTTTACTTTTATTATGAAAACTCCGCCAGCAGCTATTTTATTGAAAAAAGCAGCAAATATTGAAAAGGGCTCGAAAGAACCGAATCGAGAGAAAGTGGGCAAAGTTACAAGAAGAAAAATTAGAGAAATAGCTGAATTAAAAATGACGGATTTAAATGCAGTTGACATAGAGTCTGCTATGAAGATAATAGAAGGAACTGCAAAAAATATGGGATTGGAAATAATTGATTAA
- the rplA gene encoding 50S ribosomal protein L1 translates to MYLKRGKKYQQVLENIDKDKLYSPLEALSLIKNISKANFDETVEVVIRLGIDTKKAEQQVRGTVILPHGTGKIPKILVFAQGEKVTEAKKAGADIVGGEELTEKIKKGFLDFDVTIATPDMMSIVGRLGKILGPRGLMPNPKTGTVTFEVSKAIQDAKKGKVEYKADKYGIIHLILGKISFEVKKLVENYATLIDEIIRVKPSAAKGRYLRSIHFSSSMGPSVAVDTSKVKNLLVKEIE, encoded by the coding sequence ATCTATTTGAAAAGAGGAAAGAAATATCAACAGGTTTTAGAAAATATAGATAAAGATAAATTATATTCACCATTGGAAGCGTTAAGTTTGATAAAAAACATTTCAAAAGCTAATTTTGACGAGACTGTTGAAGTTGTAATAAGATTAGGAATAGACACTAAAAAGGCAGAGCAACAAGTTAGAGGGACCGTGATTTTACCTCATGGAACAGGAAAAATTCCCAAAATTTTGGTTTTTGCTCAAGGTGAAAAAGTGACGGAAGCTAAAAAAGCAGGAGCAGACATTGTTGGTGGAGAAGAACTGACTGAAAAAATTAAAAAAGGATTTTTAGATTTTGATGTTACCATTGCTACTCCTGATATGATGAGTATAGTGGGAAGGTTAGGAAAGATTTTAGGTCCGAGAGGTCTAATGCCAAATCCGAAGACAGGGACGGTGACATTTGAAGTGAGTAAAGCAATACAGGATGCAAAGAAAGGAAAGGTTGAATATAAAGCAGATAAATATGGAATTATTCATCTAATATTAGGTAAAATCTCATTTGAAGTTAAAAAATTAGTTGAAAATTATGCAACGTTAATAGACGAGATAATAAGAGTAAAACCGTCAGCAGCTAAAGGTAGATATTTAAGAAGTATTCACTTTTCATCTTCCATGGGTCCTTCAGTAGCTGTTGACACATCAAAAGTAAAGAATCTGCTAGTTAAAGAAATAGAATAA
- the rplJ gene encoding 50S ribosomal protein L10, whose translation MINIKKRNIVKQLAEKFSNAKSVILADYGGFSVQEMNELRGKFRESEIEFRIIKNTLSKIALKKAKIEGLDDYLVGQTSATFSYAEPILPARILKNFNINGKTLKIKAGYVEGEVFGFDEIIQLADLPSKEELIASLTRHIANPLINFVRVLKNPIVGLLNQLNMIAESKKGKKSNLKK comes from the coding sequence TTGATAAACATTAAAAAAAGAAATATTGTTAAACAACTTGCTGAGAAATTTTCAAATGCAAAGAGTGTTATATTAGCAGATTATGGTGGATTTTCAGTACAAGAAATGAATGAGTTGAGGGGTAAATTCCGAGAATCAGAAATAGAATTTAGGATTATAAAAAATACACTATCAAAGATAGCACTAAAGAAAGCGAAAATAGAAGGATTGGATGATTACCTTGTTGGACAAACAAGCGCTACCTTTAGTTACGCTGAACCTATTTTACCTGCAAGGATATTAAAAAATTTTAATATAAATGGAAAAACTCTGAAAATTAAAGCAGGTTATGTTGAAGGAGAAGTCTTTGGATTTGATGAAATTATACAATTAGCAGATTTACCTTCAAAAGAAGAATTAATTGCCAGTTTAACAAGACATATTGCCAATCCATTAATTAATTTTGTAAGAGTTTTAAAGAATCCTATTGTTGGCTTATTAAATCAGCTTAATATGATAGCAGAATCAAAAAAAGGAAAAAAATCAAATCTGAAAAAGTAA
- the rplL gene encoding 50S ribosomal protein L7/L12, which translates to MVEKKKVSEKATKEKKVSTKATEKKKVDTKITEKEKISTKDIIKAVEDMSVKELAELVKMLEEKFGTVAAAPVATTGTKEEVKEEEEKIEFDVVLANVGEKKIQVIKEVRALTKLGLKEAKSLVDNAPEVVLKDVSKDDAANAKKKLEEVGATIEIK; encoded by the coding sequence ATGGTAGAAAAGAAAAAAGTTAGCGAAAAAGCTACTAAAGAGAAAAAAGTTAGCACTAAAGCTACAGAGAAGAAAAAGGTTGATACTAAAATTACGGAAAAGGAGAAAATTAGTACTAAAGATATTATAAAAGCTGTTGAGGATATGAGTGTAAAGGAGCTAGCAGAACTTGTTAAGATGTTAGAGGAGAAATTTGGAACAGTAGCAGCAGCACCTGTAGCTACTACTGGCACTAAAGAAGAAGTAAAGGAAGAGGAAGAAAAAATTGAATTTGATGTGGTATTAGCTAATGTGGGAGAAAAGAAGATTCAAGTTATAAAAGAGGTGAGAGCTTTAACAAAATTAGGTCTAAAAGAAGCAAAATCATTGGTAGATAATGCCCCCGAAGTAGTGTTAAAGGATGTTAGTAAAGATGATGCTGCAAATGCGAAGAAGAAGCTGGAGGAAGTTGGCGCTACTATTGAGATTAAGTAA
- a CDS encoding DNA-directed RNA polymerase subunit beta: protein MDTPNLIDIQKKSFEELLKHGIKEVLDDISPIEDFTKTLQLEFGDYHLHEMDKKTKKTSSEVYQKCPNCNKNIDIKFNEDICKEIDITYCAPLWVLARLKNKETGEIKEQPVFLGDLPLMTRKGTFIINGTERVVVSQLVRSPGVYFDREVDRETDETLFNCKLIPSRGAWLEMIFSKKNALFMRIDRKRKLPITTFLKALGFGDNEKLKELFKHSEVIDKTLEVDTAESREEALIEVYKKQRPGEPPTLDSAEALIDNLFYKPKRYDLGRVGRYKLNKKLQLDIPLEKTTLSEEDILAIVRYMIQLNQGLGEIDDIDHFGNRRVRTVGELIQNQLRIGFSRIEKVVKDRMTTQDVNVVTPQSLINIRPMVAILRQFYGSSQLSQFLDQTNPLAELTHKRRLTAVGPGGLSRERAGFEVRDVHSSHYGRMCPIETPEGPNVGLIGSLATYAKISDMGFIQTPYRKVEKSIITDEIEYIDADEEEEHVIAQYNIPVNKKGKIKGKEVVVRRRGEVDTVVSNKVDYIDISPRQIFSISTSLIPFLEHDDAPRALMGSNMQRQAVPLIKTEAPLIGTGMEHKAVIDSGDVILAKENGTVTKVCADYIEIDYKNLGSIRHKLHKFRRSNQGTCVNQKPLVYAGNKVKKNEIIVDGPAISDGELALGKNLLVAFLPWEGYNFEDAIIISERLVKEDILSSIHIEKHEIEARTTKLGDEEITRDIPNVSEETLKDLDERGIIRIGAEVKAGDILVGKVTPKGETELTAEEKLLRAIFGEKAKEVRDTSLTVPHGESGKVMDVKSFSREEGHELAPGVDKLVRVYIAKKRKVSVGDKLSGRHGNKGVISIILPEEDMPYMEDGTSVDVVLNPLGVPSRMNVGQILETHLGWAAKVGWDDDGVKRSDDGSVYISTPIFESANENEIRKALKKAGLPTSGKTWLYGGRTGKRFKQPITVGYMYIMKLHHLVDDKIHARSTGPYSLVTQQPLGGKAQFGGQRFGEMEVWALDAYGAAYTLQEMLTIKSDDVFGRVKAYEAIVKGESIEAPNIPESFKVLVKEIKSLGLNVEILSEKGEKLELIDTGEDMYKTIEELGISL from the coding sequence ATGGATACACCAAATCTTATTGATATTCAGAAGAAGTCATTTGAGGAATTATTAAAACATGGAATAAAAGAGGTACTTGATGATATATCTCCTATCGAGGATTTTACAAAAACACTTCAACTTGAATTTGGTGATTATCATCTTCATGAAATGGATAAGAAAACAAAAAAAACATCCAGCGAAGTTTATCAAAAATGCCCAAACTGTAATAAGAATATAGATATAAAATTCAATGAAGATATTTGTAAAGAGATAGATATTACTTATTGTGCACCTCTATGGGTTCTTGCAAGACTGAAGAACAAGGAAACTGGTGAAATAAAAGAACAACCAGTATTTTTAGGAGATTTACCACTTATGACTAGGAAGGGAACCTTTATTATTAATGGAACTGAGAGGGTAGTTGTTAGTCAGCTTGTTAGATCTCCAGGTGTTTACTTTGATAGGGAGGTAGATAGAGAAACAGATGAAACTCTATTTAATTGTAAACTTATCCCGAGTAGAGGAGCATGGTTAGAAATGATCTTTAGTAAGAAGAATGCTTTATTTATGAGAATTGATAGAAAAAGGAAGCTACCTATAACCACATTTTTAAAGGCACTCGGATTTGGAGACAATGAAAAACTTAAAGAATTGTTCAAACATTCAGAAGTAATAGATAAAACATTAGAAGTAGATACAGCAGAGTCGCGTGAAGAAGCATTAATAGAAGTTTATAAAAAACAGAGACCTGGGGAACCACCAACTTTGGATAGTGCCGAAGCTCTTATTGATAACTTATTCTATAAACCAAAAAGATATGACCTGGGAAGAGTAGGTAGATATAAGTTGAATAAGAAATTACAATTAGATATACCTTTAGAAAAAACCACTCTGTCAGAGGAAGATATTTTAGCAATAGTTAGATATATGATTCAGTTAAATCAGGGATTAGGGGAAATCGATGATATAGATCATTTTGGCAATCGTAGGGTAAGAACAGTTGGTGAGCTAATTCAAAACCAGTTAAGAATAGGTTTCTCAAGAATTGAGAAAGTTGTTAAGGATAGAATGACGACTCAAGATGTAAATGTTGTAACACCCCAATCACTGATTAATATAAGACCTATGGTTGCTATATTAAGGCAGTTCTATGGCAGCAGTCAGCTATCTCAATTTTTGGATCAAACAAATCCTTTAGCTGAATTAACACATAAAAGGAGATTGACGGCTGTAGGACCAGGTGGTTTAAGTAGAGAGAGAGCAGGATTTGAGGTTAGAGATGTTCATTCATCTCATTATGGTAGGATGTGTCCAATAGAAACTCCTGAAGGTCCAAATGTAGGTCTTATTGGCTCCTTAGCGACTTATGCAAAGATAAGTGATATGGGATTTATACAAACACCATATAGGAAAGTTGAAAAAAGTATCATAACAGATGAAATAGAATATATTGATGCTGACGAAGAGGAAGAACATGTGATTGCTCAATATAATATTCCCGTAAATAAGAAAGGAAAGATTAAAGGGAAAGAAGTTGTAGTGAGGAGAAGAGGTGAGGTAGATACAGTTGTTTCTAATAAAGTAGATTATATAGACATATCACCAAGACAGATATTTTCTATTTCTACCTCGTTGATTCCATTTTTAGAGCATGATGATGCACCACGTGCACTTATGGGTTCAAATATGCAAAGGCAGGCAGTACCATTAATTAAAACCGAAGCACCATTGATAGGAACTGGTATGGAACATAAAGCAGTAATTGATTCAGGTGATGTCATATTAGCTAAAGAGAATGGAACTGTAACCAAAGTATGTGCAGATTACATAGAGATAGATTACAAGAATTTAGGTTCAATAAGACATAAATTACATAAATTTAGAAGATCAAATCAAGGAACTTGTGTAAATCAAAAGCCTTTAGTTTATGCTGGAAATAAAGTAAAAAAGAACGAGATCATAGTCGATGGACCAGCAATAAGTGATGGAGAACTGGCATTAGGGAAAAATTTGTTGGTAGCATTTTTACCTTGGGAGGGTTATAACTTTGAGGATGCAATTATTATCAGTGAAAGGTTAGTGAAAGAGGATATTCTTTCATCAATTCATATAGAGAAGCATGAGATTGAAGCAAGAACTACCAAATTGGGTGATGAGGAAATTACCAGAGACATACCAAATGTTAGTGAAGAAACATTAAAAGATTTAGATGAAAGAGGAATAATTAGAATTGGGGCTGAGGTCAAAGCAGGTGATATTCTAGTTGGGAAGGTGACACCCAAAGGTGAAACAGAATTGACAGCAGAAGAAAAGTTACTCCGTGCCATATTTGGAGAGAAGGCAAAGGAAGTAAGAGATACTTCTTTAACAGTTCCACATGGAGAGTCTGGTAAAGTAATGGACGTGAAATCTTTTTCAAGGGAAGAGGGACACGAACTTGCTCCAGGCGTAGACAAATTGGTTAGAGTTTATATTGCAAAAAAAAGGAAAGTATCAGTCGGGGACAAGTTATCAGGAAGGCATGGAAATAAGGGCGTAATTTCAATAATACTTCCTGAAGAGGATATGCCTTACATGGAAGACGGAACCTCTGTAGATGTTGTTTTAAATCCATTGGGTGTTCCTTCAAGAATGAATGTTGGACAGATATTAGAAACCCATTTAGGATGGGCTGCAAAAGTAGGATGGGATGATGATGGTGTAAAAAGAAGTGATGATGGGTCTGTTTACATATCAACTCCTATTTTTGAAAGTGCTAATGAAAATGAAATAAGAAAAGCGCTCAAAAAAGCAGGATTACCAACAAGTGGAAAAACCTGGTTGTATGGTGGAAGAACTGGAAAAAGATTTAAACAGCCAATTACAGTTGGTTATATGTATATAATGAAATTACACCATTTAGTAGATGATAAAATTCATGCAAGGTCAACAGGACCCTATTCTTTAGTAACCCAACAACCACTTGGAGGTAAAGCTCAATTTGGTGGACAGAGATTTGGTGAGATGGAAGTGTGGGCTCTTGATGCTTATGGAGCAGCTTATACTCTTCAAGAAATGTTAACAATAAAATCTGATGATGTTTTTGGAAGAGTAAAAGCATATGAAGCAATTGTTAAAGGGGAGTCGATTGAAGCTCCCAATATACCAGAATCTTTTAAAGTACTTGTTAAAGAGATTAAAAGTTTAGGATTAAATGTTGAAATTCTATCTGAGAAGGGAGAAAAGTTAGAGTTAATAGATACTGGTGAAGATATGTATAAAACCATTGAAGAATTAGGTATAAGTTTATAG